The Corynebacterium minutissimum genome includes the window GTAGCGTCTACAAGGCCATCAACCAAGTCGCCATCTTCAGCGCGCCACCACAGCAGCACAACGTCACACAGCTCGTCGGTTTCCTCGTCAAGGAAGTCATCTCCCAGTACGTCCTCAATGGACTCGGAAATCGTGGAATCGCAGTCCTCGTCCCACCCGAGCTCGAGGGCAATCTGTCCCTCTTTGATGCCGAGCTTGGCTGCCGATCCGGTCACGTGTTGAGTTCCTTCCGATGGAGTTGTCGTTGTCATGCAGAGTATTTTAACGTCTGCGGTGCACTTTTTCGCGTCGAACCTCCCCCGAATCTGCCTAGAAGTGGACATTTTCCCCCGTAAAACCACCCGTGGGGGCCTCGACGTGTCTCCCCAAAAAGAGGCGCGTATCCTTGTGACAGATCTTTGTACCACGAACCAGGAGGATTCCATGGCCGACTTGGACGCCAAAAACGGCGACTCCAACTTCCCCATCGTTCGCGATGGCGTAGCCGCGTACCTGCACGATAACGACCCGGAAGAGACCCGTGAGTGGATGGAATCCCTCGACGGTCTGTTGGATTCTTCCGATCCGGAACGCGCCCGCTACCTCATGCTGCGCCTGCTTGAGCGCGCCACGGCAAAACGCGTACCGCTGCCGTCCCTGACGTCCACAGACTTTGTGAACACCATCCCCACCTCTCTCGAGCCGGAGTTCCCGGGCGATGAGGAGTTGGAGAAGCGCTACCGCCGCTGGATCCGCTGGAACGCAGCCATCATGGTGCACCGCGCACAGCGCCCAGGCATTGGCGTGGGCGGCCACATCTCCACCTACGCTGGCGCTGCCCCGCTCTACGAAGTGGGCCTGAACCACTTCTTCAAGGGCAAGGACGATCCGTCCGGCGGTGACCAGATCTTCTTCCAGGGTCACGCTTCCCCGGGTGTATATGCCCGCGCCTTCATGGAAGGTCGCCTAACCGAGGAAGATATGGACAGCTTCCGCCAGGAGCACTCCCGTGGCGAAGACAAGGGTCTGCCCTCCTACCCACACCCGCGCCTTATGCCGGATTTCTGGGAGTTCCCGACTGTATCTATGGGTCTCGGCCCGATTAACGCTATCTACCAGGCTCGCTTCAACAAGTACCTGGAGACCCGCGGCATCAAGGACACCTCGAAGCAGCACGTCTGGGCCTTCCTGGGTGACGGCGAGATGGATGAGCCGGAGTCCCGCGGTCTGCTACAGATGGCGTCCCTCTACGAGTTAGACAACCTCACCTTCGTGGTGAACTGTAATCTGCAGCGCCTCGATGGCCCTGTGCGCGGTAATACCCAGATCATCCAGGAGCTGGAGTCCTTCTTCCGCGGCGCTGGCTGGTCCGTCATCAAGGTCGTGTGGGGCCGTGGCTGGGACAAGCTTCTCGACGCCGACAAGGAAGGCGCCCTGGTCAACATCATGAACACCACGTCGGATGGTGACTACCAGACCTTCAAGGCCAACGACGGCGCCTACGTGCGCGAGCACTTCTTCGGCCGCGATGAGCGCACGCTCAAGCTGGTCGAGGACATGACTGACGATGAGATTTGGGCACTGCGCCGCGGTGGTCACGACTACCGCAAGATCTACGCCGCGTATGACAAGGCTCTGAGTTACGCCGGCACCGGCCGCCCGACCGTTATTCTGGCCCACACCATTAAGGGCTACGGCCTGGGCCACAACTTCGAGGGCCGCAACGCTACCCACCAGATGAAGAAGCTGACCCTGGAGGACCTCAAGCTCTTCCGCGATAAGCAGGGTATCCCGATTACGGACGAACAGCTGGAGGCAGATCCGTACCTGCCGCCGTACTACCACCCGGGTCCGGAGACTCCGGAAATCAAGTACATGCTGGAGCGTCGTAAAGAGCTCGGCGGCTTCCTTCCGGAGCGCCGTGAGAACTTCACTCCGCTGACTACCCCGGATTTGTCTAAGCTGCGTTCGGTGCGCAAGGGTTCTGGCAAGCAGGATGTGGCTACCACCATGGCGCTGGTCCGTACCTTCAAGGAGCTCATGCGCGATAAGGAACTGGGCAAGCGCGTGGTGCCGATCATCCCGGATGAGGCCCGTACCTTCGGTATGGACTCCTGGTTCCCGACGTTGAAGATCTGGAACCCGCGCGGCCAGAACTACGTGCCGGTGGACCACGACCTCATGCTCTCCTACCGTGAGGCCACGGATGGCCAGATCCTCCACGAGGGTATTTCTGAGGCCGGCGCTGCCGCCTCCTTTACTGCGGCAGCAACGTCCTACGCCACGCAGGGCGAGGCCATGATTCCGCTGTACATCTTCTACTCGATGTTCGGCTTCCAGCGCACTGGCGATGCCTTCTGGGCCGCCGCCGACCAGCTGGGCCGCGGCTTCATCATCGGTGCTACCGCCGGCCGCACCACCCTGACCGGTGAGGGCCTGCAGCACATGGATGGCCACTCCCCTATTTTGGCGTCGACCAACCCGGCCGTCGAGGTCTACGATCCTGCCTTCGGTTACGAGATTGCTCACCTCGTTCCGCGCGGTATTGAGCGCATGTACGGCGAGGACCACGAGCCTGTCATGTACTACCTCACCGTGTACAACGAGCCGGTGAAGCAGCCGGCTGAGCCGGAGAACCTCGACGTTGAAGGCCTGCACAAGGGTATCTACCATTACAACACCGCTGAGTCAGGCTCCATCCCGGCCAACATCCTGGCTTCCGGTGTCGGTATGTATGAGGCACTGCGTGCCCAGGAGATTCTGGCTGAGCAGTTCGACGTCAAGGCGGCTCTGTTCTCCGTCACCTCCTGGGTCAACCTGGCCCGCGATGGTGCTGCCCGCAACCAGGAGGCCCTGCGCAAGGGTGAAGCCCCGACCGAGGCCTTCGCCACCACTCAGCTTAAGGGCTTCGAGGGACCGTTCATCGGTGTCTCCGACTTCGCCACGGACTTGCAGGAGCAGATTCGCCCCTACGTCCCGGGCGAGTACATCGTCTTGGGCACAGATGGCTTCGGCTTCTCCGATACGCGCGAAGGCGCTCGCCGCTTCTTCAACAACGATGCCGAGTCCATCGTCGTCGCTGTCCTCGAGGGCCTGGCTCGCGAGGGCAAGGTCGAGCGCAGTGTCGTGCAGCAGGCTGCTCGCGACCTGAAGCTCGATGACCCGACTGCCACTACCTCCAGGTCCTCCGATGAGGACTAAGGCTTAGGGCTTCAAAGCTTCTAGCCCTCCAGCCCCTTCTGCCCCGCTTCGGGCAGAAGGGGCATTCTCATGCTCAAAGCCATAAGGGCAACTGCCCTAGGTGACAATTTTGGCTCCAGAAATCGAGTCAGAGGCGATAACTTTGGCAGATCGGGCAGTTCGGTCACCGCGCGTGGCTCGGCGCCACAAGCAAAAGGGTCGGCGCCATCAGCAACGGGCACGACCGACATCAGCAAACGGGCTCAGCCACGGTCAACCAAGGTCTCAGCCAATATCAGCGGGAACTAGCGAGCACACGGTCGAGGACCCGGCCCAAAGCTTTGGAGACCTCGCTAGGTTCTTCCAAGATGACCATATGCCCAGCACCATCGATAGCGGTGAGGTTGGCGGAAGGCCAGTGGCGGGCAATGACCTCAGATTGGCGGTGTGGGGTGACAATGTCTTGCTTGCCCACCACAATTTCGCCCGGGATATCGCGCAGACGAGCGGCGGCACCGAATTCGGAGTGCCTCACGAGGTCATCGAAGAAGCCAGAGTAGCTCGACATCGGGGTATCGAGAAGCATGGACACGTGGAACTGTAGCTTGTCCATCTGGGGAAAGCCTTGCAAAAGCGCCGCAAAGGCTGGGGCCACCACGGCGGCTATCTCAAAGCGCGCGTTGTTTGCGCGTTCTGGAAGCCGCAAGCAAGTCCGGTACACCGCTTTCATAAACTGTGTTTCGAGGATTCGCGCAACCCCCTCTGCGGCAAAGCGCTGCATGGAGGTCGACACCAGCACCATGCCGTCAATGCGCTGGGCCACCTGTCGAGGTGCGCGCCGAAGGAGATTGAGGGCAATCATCCCGCCCATGGAATGGCCCAGCACGACGAGAGGTCCGGAAGCGGCACGCTCAGCAATCACGGCTAGCACGTCGTCGGCTGCGCCCCGAACCGTGCACTCGGAGGGGGTGACGTGGGTGGTGAGACCGTGGCCGCGGACGTCGACAAGCAAGCAGCGCACCGAGGGGTAATTCGCGCGGACGTCCTCGACTTGGGAGTAGAAGCTCCCCGCAGACAAGCAGTATCCGTGAATAAAAACAGCGGTCACCGCGGCATCGGAAGGCCCGACTTCATACCAGGCCACGCGCACGCCATCGTTGTCCACGAAGCCGTGGTCACTGACCTGCGTCAGCCCTGGTTCCGTGGTGAGATCGTGCAATTGCGAATAGACAGTATGCTCGACGCGACGCATTTGTGGGCGGACCCGGCGGGTCCAGCTGCGGGCGATTGCGGAGGAGCGTGCTCGATAAACCATGACATTTCAATACTAGACTGATGCACATGGCTAACGACCTTTCCGCACAACTCGCAGCCCGCTTCGGCTCAGCACCGGCCGAGAACACCGATTCGGCACCTGCCGGCGACACGTACGGCGAACTCACTCGCCTCATCACGAAAGTCACGGGCATCGAGGAAGGCTTGGAGCGCGATGCCCTCTTGGAAGACCTTGGGGTGGAGTCACTGGAGCGCATTGAGCTGGCCGTTCGCCTCGAAGAGGCCTGTGGGGTGCGCCTTGATGAAGAAACCATGCTCTCCGTGACCACGGTGGGCGACCTTGCTGATTATCTGGAGGAACACTCGTGATTTCTTATCTCTCTGACATGGACGGCGTCCTCATCAAGGAAGGTGAAATGATTCCCGGCGCGGACGCCTTCATCCAGACGCTGAAAGATAATGACATCGAGTACATGGTGCTGACTAATAACTCGATGTCGACGCCGCGCGATCTCTCCGCACGCCTGAAGAACACCGGCCTGGATATCCCGGCGGAGCGCATCTGGACTTCGGCGACGGCTACCGCGGCGTTCCTGTCGAATCAGGCGGGGCTGTCCACTGCCTACGTCGTAGGCGAATCTGGCCTCACCACTGCCCTGCATGAGGCGGGCTGGATTCTCAATGACACTGACGCGGATTTCGTGGTCTTGGGTGAGACGCGCACCTATTCTTTTGAGGCCATCACCACGGCTATCAATCTCATTCGCAACGGTGCACGTTTCATCGCCACCAATCCGGATGTCACCGGTCCGGCACCCCAGGGCGTACTGCCGGCTACCGGAGCGGTGGCCGCGCTCATTACTGCGGCAACGAACCGCGAGCCCTACTACGTGGGCAAGCCGAACCCGGTCATGATGCGCAGTGCGCTGAACAACATCGGCGCACACTCGGAGAACACAGTCATGATTGGTGACCGCATGGATACCGACGTCAAGTCTGGCTTGGAAGCCGGTATGCGCAGCATCCTCGTACGCTCTGGAATCAGTGATGACCGTGAGATTGAACGCTACCCCTTCCGCCCGACACGCATCATCAATTCCGTAGCAGATCTCCCTGAGCGCATCTTCGATCCTTTCGAGGATTAGGGTTCAGGCGGCGCGCTTGACGACGGCCCGAAAACCATACTCCCCTGCCAGCATCTCCACCGCACGACCTAGGGCCTCCAGCTCGCTGGGCGTGCCGGTGAGTACCTGACGGCAGCCGATACCTACGCCGCACGCAGCGCCGCCCAGCGTCTTCCCGCTGACGGGGTCCCAGTCGGCATCGCGGCACCAGCGCGTACACCACTGCGCGGTGAGGGGATCATCGCCAGGCACGATGAATTCGCTTTCGCTGCGAATGCAGCGCGCCATAGCCCGCTCGATGGCTGGGCGCAGGCAGCGGGGCATGCCTGAAATCTGCAGCACGGCTGTGCAGACCTCACCGCTGACCCGATTGGGCCAGCTTTGTGCTGCATGAGCAAGCGAGTCACCGACTGGGCTCGCTGACGAGGCTGACGCCGACGCATCAGCCTGTTGCGGGTGAACGCGTAGATTCACTCCTGTGTCTCCTTTGACGTCCGTGTGATGGCACGCCGACTCAAGCCGACGCAAGACGAGCTTCGTCTTCCCCTACGAACTTGTCTGCATCACGGTGCGGTGCGTCTGAAGTGTGACCACAATTTTCCCCCTGCCACTCGCGCCCCATCAACCCTCAACCTGCACTTAAACCCCCGCAGCCTCAAGTTAAGCTTGAGACTTCCCCCTCGAAAATCGCCTCATGAATCACTGAAGCCACAAACGTTTACATTAGCCACGTAGATGCGCCGCAGCCACAGCACCCCCACTACCCCCGTGCGGACCAGCTTCACCAACCGCGTGAAGCTTTCCCAGCGCGGCTAGCGGGACTGGCATTCCTCCCAGATGGCCGTGTTGGTTTCTGCCCACAGGGGCTTGCACCAGTCTCCGAAGTCACGGTCAGTCAACGCCACCATGGCCCACTCGCCGGCCACCCAGAGGAAGGTGCCGCTCATGCCGAAGTGGCCAACAGCATCGGAAGGCAAGCTCCCCATCCACTGGTCTTTCTCACCATGAATCTCAAAGCCCAGACCCCACGTGCAGTCTTTGAAGCTGCCATAGCCCGGAACAATACCGCGCAGACCAGGGAATTGGACGCGTGTCATCTCAGCCACCGTCGAGGGATCCAGCAACTGTGACGACTGCACCTCACGGGCAAAAGCGACAAGGTCCTCCACCGTAGACGTCAGACCATGCCCAGCAGAGCCCTCAAGCGTGGTGGCGGACATGCCCAAGGGAGCATAGACACCCTCAGCGAGGTACTCAGGGAAAGGAATCTCGGTGGCCTTCTCCACTACCTCTGCGGCCCACTCATAGCCCGCCGAGGAATAGATGCGCCGCTGCCCCACGGGTTTTTGCGGTTCGCGGGAATCAAAACCCACGCCGGAGGTATGCGCCAAAAGGTGGCGCAACGTGGAGCCTTCAGGACCAGCTGGTTGGTCCAGCTCCACCGCACCTTCTTCCACGGCCACCATCACCCCATATGCGGCCACCAGCTTGGTCACTGACGCGACGGGGAAGCGGCGGGAGGTATC containing:
- a CDS encoding serine hydrolase domain-containing protein, giving the protein MSAFSSIESWPVDTVAGALLHRGEVVEQVGDTSRRFPVASVTKLVAAYGVMVAVEEGAVELDQPAGPEGSTLRHLLAHTSGVGFDSREPQKPVGQRRIYSSAGYEWAAEVVEKATEIPFPEYLAEGVYAPLGMSATTLEGSAGHGLTSTVEDLVAFAREVQSSQLLDPSTVAEMTRVQFPGLRGIVPGYGSFKDCTWGLGFEIHGEKDQWMGSLPSDAVGHFGMSGTFLWVAGEWAMVALTDRDFGDWCKPLWAETNTAIWEECQSR
- a CDS encoding HAD-IIA family hydrolase, with amino-acid sequence MISYLSDMDGVLIKEGEMIPGADAFIQTLKDNDIEYMVLTNNSMSTPRDLSARLKNTGLDIPAERIWTSATATAAFLSNQAGLSTAYVVGESGLTTALHEAGWILNDTDADFVVLGETRTYSFEAITTAINLIRNGARFIATNPDVTGPAPQGVLPATGAVAALITAATNREPYYVGKPNPVMMRSALNNIGAHSENTVMIGDRMDTDVKSGLEAGMRSILVRSGISDDREIERYPFRPTRIINSVADLPERIFDPFED
- a CDS encoding acyl carrier protein; this encodes MANDLSAQLAARFGSAPAENTDSAPAGDTYGELTRLITKVTGIEEGLERDALLEDLGVESLERIELAVRLEEACGVRLDEETMLSVTTVGDLADYLEEHS
- a CDS encoding alpha/beta fold hydrolase, giving the protein MVYRARSSAIARSWTRRVRPQMRRVEHTVYSQLHDLTTEPGLTQVSDHGFVDNDGVRVAWYEVGPSDAAVTAVFIHGYCLSAGSFYSQVEDVRANYPSVRCLLVDVRGHGLTTHVTPSECTVRGAADDVLAVIAERAASGPLVVLGHSMGGMIALNLLRRAPRQVAQRIDGMVLVSTSMQRFAAEGVARILETQFMKAVYRTCLRLPERANNARFEIAAVVAPAFAALLQGFPQMDKLQFHVSMLLDTPMSSYSGFFDDLVRHSEFGAAARLRDIPGEIVVGKQDIVTPHRQSEVIARHWPSANLTAIDGAGHMVILEEPSEVSKALGRVLDRVLASSR
- the aceE gene encoding pyruvate dehydrogenase (acetyl-transferring), homodimeric type, with amino-acid sequence MADLDAKNGDSNFPIVRDGVAAYLHDNDPEETREWMESLDGLLDSSDPERARYLMLRLLERATAKRVPLPSLTSTDFVNTIPTSLEPEFPGDEELEKRYRRWIRWNAAIMVHRAQRPGIGVGGHISTYAGAAPLYEVGLNHFFKGKDDPSGGDQIFFQGHASPGVYARAFMEGRLTEEDMDSFRQEHSRGEDKGLPSYPHPRLMPDFWEFPTVSMGLGPINAIYQARFNKYLETRGIKDTSKQHVWAFLGDGEMDEPESRGLLQMASLYELDNLTFVVNCNLQRLDGPVRGNTQIIQELESFFRGAGWSVIKVVWGRGWDKLLDADKEGALVNIMNTTSDGDYQTFKANDGAYVREHFFGRDERTLKLVEDMTDDEIWALRRGGHDYRKIYAAYDKALSYAGTGRPTVILAHTIKGYGLGHNFEGRNATHQMKKLTLEDLKLFRDKQGIPITDEQLEADPYLPPYYHPGPETPEIKYMLERRKELGGFLPERRENFTPLTTPDLSKLRSVRKGSGKQDVATTMALVRTFKELMRDKELGKRVVPIIPDEARTFGMDSWFPTLKIWNPRGQNYVPVDHDLMLSYREATDGQILHEGISEAGAAASFTAAATSYATQGEAMIPLYIFYSMFGFQRTGDAFWAAADQLGRGFIIGATAGRTTLTGEGLQHMDGHSPILASTNPAVEVYDPAFGYEIAHLVPRGIERMYGEDHEPVMYYLTVYNEPVKQPAEPENLDVEGLHKGIYHYNTAESGSIPANILASGVGMYEALRAQEILAEQFDVKAALFSVTSWVNLARDGAARNQEALRKGEAPTEAFATTQLKGFEGPFIGVSDFATDLQEQIRPYVPGEYIVLGTDGFGFSDTREGARRFFNNDAESIVVAVLEGLAREGKVERSVVQQAARDLKLDDPTATTSRSSDED
- a CDS encoding DUF3052 domain-containing protein, which translates into the protein MTTTTPSEGTQHVTGSAAKLGIKEGQIALELGWDEDCDSTISESIEDVLGDDFLDEETDELCDVVLLWWRAEDGDLVDGLVDATRPLGDSGRIWLMTPGAGKPGNLEPGEISESAQLAGLVQTKAERLGEWQGSCLVARGYTKKP